A single region of the Tachyglossus aculeatus isolate mTacAcu1 chromosome X1, mTacAcu1.pri, whole genome shotgun sequence genome encodes:
- the NANOS3 gene encoding nanos homolog 3, whose product MSLTPPGKLSSQQTKMQAFNLWKDYLGLAKVVGAIREELSSWNSWDNMGTSGTRETPQASHPEGSPFLGARPKANSSCSFCKHNGESRHIYQSHNLKDSAGRVLCPILRDYTCPQCGATQDKAHTRRFCPLTRNDYRSVYNYPSRNSVGKWPGQSVGAPRWRKVPSPSETKGSHGRLAEKVSTSAGFTGSQVPRTSFSSSFSL is encoded by the exons ATGTCCCTGACGCCTCCTGGTAAACTCAGCTCGCAGCAGACCAAGATGCAGGCCTTTAACTTGTGGAAGGACTATTTGGGCCTGGCAAAGGTGGTGGGAGCCATCCGGGAGGAGCTGAGTTCCTGGAACAGCTGGGATAACATGGGCACCTCTGGGACAAGGGAGACCCCGCAAGCCTCTCACCCAGAAGGCAGTCCCTTCCTGGGTGCCAGACCTAAGGCAAACTCCTCTTGTTCCTTCTGCAAACACAATGGGGAGTCACGTCACATCTACCAGTCGCACAACCTGAAGGATTCGGCAGGGCGGGTGCTGTGTCCCATCCTGAGGGATTACACCTGCCCTCAATGTGGGGCCACCCAGGACAAGGCCCACACCAGGCGCTTTTGTCCCCTGACCAGGAATGACTACCGTTCTGTGTACAACTACCCATCGCGGAACTCAGTTGGAAAGTGGCCTGGTCAGTCGGTCGGTGCCCCTCGGTGGCGCAAGGTGCCTAGCCCATCAGAGACAAAGGGGTCCCATGGGAGACTGGCTGAAAAAGTATCGACTTCTGCTGGCTTCACAG GTTCCCAGGTTCCCAGgacctccttctcttcatctttTTCCTTATGA